GACATCACGTTGAGCGACCGGCTCGTGGATATCGTCGACGAGGGCTACGACCTCGCGATCCGGATCACGCGTCTGCCCGATTCCTCGCTGGTGCACCGCCGGCTCGCGGGCACACGCATGGTGCTGTGCGCCTCGCCCGACTACCTCGGCCAACACGGTACCCCTCGACATCCGAGCGAACTCGCGCATCACGAAACGGTGGGTTACAGCTACTTTTCGCACCGTCGCGAATGGCGCTTCGACGGCCCCGACGGCCCGGTCTCGGTGCGCACCCGCGCGCGGCTCATCGCCGATAACGGCGACACCTGTCTGGCCGCCGCCGTGGCAGGCGCGGGCGTCATCCTGCAACCGGCGTTTCTTGTGCAGGACGCCCTGCGCGATGGCCGGCTCATCGAGTTCCTGCCGGAATACACGCAAGGCGAGACGGGCATTTTCGTGGTCTACCCCACACGCAAATACCTCAGCGCGAAAGTGCGCGCGCTCATCGACTTCCTCGTGGAAGCCTTCGCGGCGCCGGGATGGCGCGCCCTCGATCGGCGCTGACGCCCTGCGGGCAGGCAGGAGGCTTGCTCGCATCCGCCGCGAAAGGCCTGCGAACCGTCAGCGAATGGCCGCAAACGGCACATAAAACGCAGCAACGTCACGGCGTTTTTATGGCATGCCGCAAATGTCCCTTATACTGACGGGCCTGCTGTCCCATTTCATATATTTTGGAAAACTTCTTACTGATCGTCGCTGCGATCCTGCTGGTGTTGCTCAACGGCTTTTTCGTGGCGGCGGAATTTGGTCTCGTCAAACTGCGCCAGACGCGCGTTCATGTCATAGCCCGCCAACGCGGTTGGCGCGGTCGTATTCTGGCCAAGGTCCACGGCCAGCTCGATACCTACCTCTCGGCCTGTCAACTCGGCATCACCCTCGCCTCGCTGGGTCTGGGCTGGATCGGCGAACCGGCGTTCGCGCGCATTCTCACGCCGCTGTTCGAACTGGTCGGCGTAAGCTCCGCCGAACTGATTCACGCGCTCGCCTTCTTCATCGCGTTCTTCACGATCTCGTACCTGCACATCGTCGTGGGCGAGCTCGCGCCGAAGTCGATGGCGCTGCGCATGCCGGAAGCCGTCTCGGTGTGGACCGCCGCACCGCTCTACGGCTTCTACTGGCTGATGTATCCGGCGATCTGGATTCTCAATCACAGTGCCAACCGGCTGCTGCGCTGGACCGGACTCGATCCTTCGCACGGCACCGACGCGCACTATTCGGCCGACGAAATCAAGCTGATCGTGCGCCGCGGCGCCACCAGCGAAAAGCTCTCGCGCGACGACTGGAACGTGGTGGCCTACGCCATCGACTTCAGCGATCTGACCGTCTCCGACCTGATGCGTCCGATGAGCGAAGTGGCCGCGTTTCGCCTCGGTGCCACGTTCGCCGAGAACATGGACACGGCCTATCGCCATCGCTACAGTCGCTACCCGTTCCTCGATCACGACGGCGAGACCGTGCTCGGCGTGGTCCACCTCAAGGACCTGTTCCTCGCCGAGCACCACGGCCAGTCCATCGAGGACCTCGGCAGCATGGCGCGTCCGGTCGAGCGGGTGAAGCCCGACATGCCCGCACGCGAACTGTTCAGCCGCTTTCGCCGCGGTGCGCCGCACTTCGCCATCGTGGGATGGCCCGACCAGAAGCCCATCGGCTTCCTGACGCTGGACAACCTGCTCTCGGCGCTGGTCGGCAAGATCCGCGACGAATTCCGGCAAACGGAAGACGACTGGACCCGCATGGAGGACGGTACGCTCATCGGCCGCGGCAGCCTGCCGATCCTCACGCTCGAGCGTGCGCTCGGCCTGGAGATCCCGAGCGAACACGCGGAATCCGTCGGCGGCCTGATCATGAACGCGCTCGGCTATCTGCCCCGCGAAGGCCAGAAGGTCGACTTCGAGGGCTTCTCGGTCGTCGTGAAGAAGATGCAGGGCCCGCGCATCGTGCTCGTGCGCGTCTATCCGGAGAGCGTGCGCGAAGCCCGCGAAATGCAGGGCAAGACACCCCATATGGCGGCTCGGCAACGAGACGATTGAAAGGGTGTTCGATCCCCCCGGAGGCCGGCGTCAAGCCGATCTGTCGCGGCGGCGGCGAGCGATTCCCACGCTCGCTGACAAACGAGAAAGGCGACCCGAGGGTCGCCTTTCTCGTTGCTTTCCGATGTATCCGCTGGCCCGGGCTCAGGCGCGAGCGAATGCCTTGCGATTGAGTTCGAGTTGGGTGATGAGCTTCTGCAAGCGCGATTCCGCCGTGCGCGTGAGCGCGATGAAGCGGCAGCCCACGTGGTACTCGACGTCCTTCGCGAGCGGCACGGTGCGCACTGCACAGACCTCCAGATCGACTTGCACCGTGCCGTAGTCGCGCAGTTCGATCTCGGCGTGCATCAGCATGGAGCCCTTCGGGATATCGACGGCCGCCGCGGCCTTCGTGCGCAGGCCAACGCCGCCCAGCGACAGATCGAAGACCGACAGGCGCATCGGCGTCTCGTCCGGGAACTTGACCGTGCATTGATAAGGATCGAGGATCGGCGTCTTTACACGGAAATAGTCGCGGCGCTGCAGGCGCACGAGCGTTTCCGGATACGACGAATAGAAAGCGGGATAGCCTTCGTACTCACGCTCTTCCACGTCGCCAATCGGGAAATGAATCTGGATGCCTTCCGGCACGCCGACGAACAGCGCGCGCTTGTTGGCCAGCAGTGCGCGGTTTTCCGTCTCCACACCGCCCCAGTCGAAATAGAAACCGCGGGCCTGCGGCTCGACCTTGAGCAGACGCGTCACGAGCTGGCGTTGCCCATTCGCGAAGTACACGGTCATGAAATCGCCGCGGGTGGCCAGATGACGCAGCACGCCGCCGATCTCCAGCGGGTTGCTGATGCGATACGAGTCGTGCAGTTGAGACTCTTCGTCCGACGGTGCCGGTGTCACCTGCGGTTCTGTCGTTTCCATACCTGATCTTCTATTTGTCCCCGTGACGGCCGCGCCTGGTCGCGCGGTCCGTACGCAATAAAGCCTTCGCGATGCACGAGCGGTGTTGCCATCGTCACATCGCGGCGTGAATACACGCCCGTCGATGCTCAATCACCGTCCCAAGCATCGGATCATGAACGTTAACGGTCGCCGGCCGGAAATATTGAGTGCACCGACGCACGAACCTGCTGCTCCCCGTACCGTGCGCCACACCCGGGCGTTCGCCAACGCCCCTGCCACCTTGTCGAGGTTGGCCCGACGGTCGATCAGCGATGCACCGCTGCCATCAACGCACCGAAGCCCATGAACACACCGCCGCTGATGCGGTTGAATGCCTTGAGCACGCGCGCCTCGCGCAGATACGGCGCAATGCGCAGACCGCCCGTGGCGTAAATCATGTACCAGCTCATTTCGATGACCGCGAACGTGCCGAGCAGGATCGAAAACTGCGGCAGCTTGGCGGCCGCCGGATCGATGAACTGAGGCAGGAACGCGGCGGCGAAGAGAATCGCCTTCGGATTGCTGGCCGCGACCAGGAAACCGGATTTGAACAGCTTGCCGAAGCTCGAATCGGCGACGAGTGCGGGTGTACCGAGGTTCGCGGCGGCCTCCTTCGTGTCCACCGGCGAGCGCCAGCTCTTGTAACCGAGGTACACCAGGTACGCCGCACCGACGTAGCGCAGCGTATCGAACAGCATTGGCCAGGCCTTGAGTACCGCGCCGAGACCGGCGGCGGAGATCGACATCATCGCGATGAGCGCCGTCATGCAGCCCACCATCGTTCCCAGCGCCGGGCGAAGCCCGTGCCGCGCGCCATGTGTCATGACGAGCAGCATGTTCGGCCCGGGCGTCGCCGAGACGAAGAAGACGGTGACCACGAACAGCCACCAGGTTTGCAGGCCCATGATTGCCTCGAAAGAATGCCTACGCGAATGCGAACAGGCATTGTAGCGTCGAACCGTGACAGTGACGCCGTTCGCGTGCACGTCTCATGCGAATCAAAAATAGTGGCCAAAACAAACAGGCCCGATGGCTTTCGCCATCGGGCCTGTTCATCGTGCGATGCCGGCTTGCCATGAGGCCAGCGCGGCATGACAAGCGCCTGTTACAGCGGCTTGATGTTCGCGGCTTGCTTGCCCTTCGGGCCAACCTTGACTTCGAACGACACGCGTTGAGCTTCTTGCAGCGACTTGAAGCCGTCGACCTTCACTTCCGAGAAGTGAGCAAACAGGTCTTCACCGCCGGCGTCCGGGGTGATGAAGCCGAAGCCCTTTGCGTCGTTGAACCACTTAACAATACCGGTTTCCATGTTTTTTCCTAATAAAACAATAGCCTGGGATCGGAATGACCCCTCTAGCGCTGACAATCAAGGGAAAATGAAGGACTAGAAACCAGCGAGAAGCAGGAAAACTACGTCTGACAACAACTTCGCGGCTTGACAATCTGCAGTTGGTTTTATACGTGTAGCGCCGACGCTTGTCAACAGGGGAAATGCAGCAAAATACGTAACAATTTCCGCAAATAGCGGGGAATTTGGGTGCTCATCACGTGTCCGATGGGCAATTCCTGCCCGTACAATGGGCGTTTGTCCCGCGCCCGTGCCGTTATCGCGCGTTTCGGTCGTGTTTCGTGCTCCGAAGCCGTTCTTAGGGGAAATCCTCCCTGGACGTCTACACGCTTACACCGGCCGCCACGCCTCGCAACGCCACAGGGCCCCTGATCTCCCTGACCTGCCTACGGATGGAGCCTGACCGCCTCATGCGACCCACCGCGTCGCACCCTGCACGCCCCCTCGTTCGACCCCATGCGTCCGCCCGCGCGGACGACGCTCGCCCTTGCGCCTCTCGCTGGCTTGCCCGCTGGCGCACGTATTCGCTGACGCTCGCCGTCTGCGCCACGCTGGCCGCCTGTGCGGGATCGCCGACTTACGGTCCGGTGCCGGCCGGCAGTTACCGCGTGCAATCGGGCGACACGCTCTATGGCATCGCCCGCGCCAACAACGCCAGTACGGCCGACCTTGTGCGCTGGAACGGTCTGACCGATCCGGACAAGATCGAAGTCGGCCAGGTGTTGCGTGTGGTGCCGCCTGCCGGCTCGTCGAGTGCGCCGGCAGCGGTGGCATCCGCGGGCGCGGCCGCGTCGGGCGGCGCCTCGAAAGCCCGCCCGAGCCCCAAGCCGGCGCCGAAGAAGTCCGCCCCCGCGCCGGCCGCCCCGCGCACCGCCACCAACAAGATCCCGATGGTGTGGCCGGCCGACGGTCCCGTACTGGCGAACTTCAACGGCAGCAGCAACAAGGGCGTCGACATCGGCGGCAAGTCCGGCGATCCGGTGTATGCCGCCGCCGCGGGCAAGGTCGTCTATGCCGGCAGCGGTCTGCGCGGCTACGGCAATCTGGTGATGGTGCAGCACGAGAACGGCTATCTCACCGCCTACGCCCACAACCGCGCCCTGCTGGTCAAGGAAGGGGCGTCGGTGAGCAAGGGTCAGAAGATCGCCGAGATGGGCGACACCGACTCGCACGGCACCGTGAAGCTGCACTTCGAGGTGCGCCAGAAGGGCACGCCATTCAACCCGCGCGACTTCCTGCCGTCGCGTTAGGTACTCGGGCGCTCAGCCCGTTATCCGGCCCTCCCCAAGCCACTCCCGAAAAGCATAACGGCAAGGCGCTGAGCCTTGCCGTTCTGCCTTGTACCGCGCAGCCTCGCCCCGAGGAATCAGGCCGAAGCCAGATAGCCTTGCGCCAGTCCGTTCGAGCGGGCATCGCGCCAGTCGCGATGTGCACGCGGATCCGTCCACACGAGCAGATGGAGCGCGGCGAGCCCGCGCGGATCGTTGAGCAACTCCCACTTCTGCGTGTTGGTCAGCTTCGCCGGTCCCTTGAGCAGCGCCGTCTCGACGCGGCCCGCGCGCACGGCGTCGCGCTTCGCGTCGTCGAGCGTGGGCGCCACGCTCGCGGCGACCAGCGCATTGGCCATCGGATCGACCACCGCGTCGACGAAATCGACGTGCTTGCGCGATTCGTCGGTGTACTTCTCCGTCATGCGCAGTTCCTTGGGCGGCCACGACTCCTCGGGAATCAGGAACAGGCGCGCGCGCTTGAGGGCGCGACCGAGCGAGACGCGGCTGGAGAAAACCGACACCGGAATCGAAATCATCATCGAGCCGACGATCGGCATCAGCCACCAGATGAAGTCCGGATTGAGCCAGTAGACCATGCCGCCCCATCCAAGCCCGATCAACGTCTGCAGACCGTGGCGTCGAATCGCTTCGCCCCAGTGCGTTTGCGCGTCTTCGCGCGGCGGCGACTTCCACTGAATGGCGATGCCGGTGAGCGCGGCGAGCACGAACTGCGTGTGAAACAGCATGCGCACCGGCGCGAGCAGCGCGGAGAACACCATCTCGATGAACATGCTCACCGTCACCGCGACTCCGCCGCCAAAGCGCTTCGCGCCCTTCACCCAGATCAGCAGCACCGCCAGGATCTTCGGCAGGAAGAGCAGCGTGGCCGTGGCCGAGAACAAGGCCAGCGCGCGCTCGGGGTGCCATTCGGGCCACACCGGGAACAATTGACGCGGCGCGGTGAAGTACTCGGGCACCACCAGCGTGTGCTTGGCAAGCAGGCACGTGGACAGAATCAGGAAGATGAACCACAGCGGCGCGGAAACGTAGGCCATCGCGCCCGTCACGAATACGGCGCGATGCACCGGATGCATGCCTTCGGCCAGGAACAGGCGGAAGTTCATCAGGTTGCCCTGACACCAACGGCGGTCGCGCTTGAGCTCGTCGAGCAGGTTCGGCGGCATTTCCTCGTAGCTGCCGGGCAGATCGTAGGCGATCCACACGCCCCAGCCCGCACGCCGCATGAGCGCCGCCTCGACGAAGTCGTGCGAGAGAATCGCGCCGGAGAGCGCGCCCTTGCCGGGCAGCGGCGCCAGCGCGCAATGCTCGATGAAGGGCTTCATGCGAATGATCGCGTTGTGCCCCCAGTAGTGCGATTCGCCCAGTTGCCAGTAGTGCAGACCCGCGGTGAAAAGCGGACCGTACACGCGACCGGCGAACTGCTGGAGGCGGGCGTAGAACGTTTCACGGCCTGCCGCGAGCGGCGCCGTCTGAATGAGGCCGGCGCTCGGATGCGCCTCCATCATGCGCACGAGTTTGGTCAGACATTCACCGCTCATGACGCTATCGGCGTCGAGCACGATCATG
The Pandoraea pulmonicola DNA segment above includes these coding regions:
- the mdoH gene encoding glucans biosynthesis glucosyltransferase MdoH, whose protein sequence is MANGGAADAVDAANAPDLSESATGTPRELVALPASDAAAATPGASAAWHARDTAEIESDSNAVLASQPVRLALTEGGSLAAAAGLNEVRGVQTLRVAPPVRRASLLPRPWSLNPLARLWRKLTGRADPDPLVRDAPDPKGKWSQAGRRRRWMLLVLMIAQTALATHFMASVLPYHGADPLEFAVLVLFVLLFGWVSAGFWTAIFGFFVLLFGGDRHMISKMAAGDAPIEPNARTAIVMPICNEDVGRVFAGLRATYESLAKTDSLERFDFFILSDSNEADSCTAEVDAWQALCREVDGFGRIFYRRRKRRVKRKSGNLDDFCRRWGSEYRYMIVLDADSVMSGECLTKLVRMMEAHPSAGLIQTAPLAAGRETFYARLQQFAGRVYGPLFTAGLHYWQLGESHYWGHNAIIRMKPFIEHCALAPLPGKGALSGAILSHDFVEAALMRRAGWGVWIAYDLPGSYEEMPPNLLDELKRDRRWCQGNLMNFRLFLAEGMHPVHRAVFVTGAMAYVSAPLWFIFLILSTCLLAKHTLVVPEYFTAPRQLFPVWPEWHPERALALFSATATLLFLPKILAVLLIWVKGAKRFGGGVAVTVSMFIEMVFSALLAPVRMLFHTQFVLAALTGIAIQWKSPPREDAQTHWGEAIRRHGLQTLIGLGWGGMVYWLNPDFIWWLMPIVGSMMISIPVSVFSSRVSLGRALKRARLFLIPEESWPPKELRMTEKYTDESRKHVDFVDAVVDPMANALVAASVAPTLDDAKRDAVRAGRVETALLKGPAKLTNTQKWELLNDPRGLAALHLLVWTDPRAHRDWRDARSNGLAQGYLASA
- a CDS encoding flagellar brake protein; the protein is METTEPQVTPAPSDEESQLHDSYRISNPLEIGGVLRHLATRGDFMTVYFANGQRQLVTRLLKVEPQARGFYFDWGGVETENRALLANKRALFVGVPEGIQIHFPIGDVEEREYEGYPAFYSSYPETLVRLQRRDYFRVKTPILDPYQCTVKFPDETPMRLSVFDLSLGGVGLRTKAAAAVDIPKGSMLMHAEIELRDYGTVQVDLEVCAVRTVPLAKDVEYHVGCRFIALTRTAESRLQKLITQLELNRKAFARA
- a CDS encoding hemolysin family protein, which gives rise to MENFLLIVAAILLVLLNGFFVAAEFGLVKLRQTRVHVIARQRGWRGRILAKVHGQLDTYLSACQLGITLASLGLGWIGEPAFARILTPLFELVGVSSAELIHALAFFIAFFTISYLHIVVGELAPKSMALRMPEAVSVWTAAPLYGFYWLMYPAIWILNHSANRLLRWTGLDPSHGTDAHYSADEIKLIVRRGATSEKLSRDDWNVVAYAIDFSDLTVSDLMRPMSEVAAFRLGATFAENMDTAYRHRYSRYPFLDHDGETVLGVVHLKDLFLAEHHGQSIEDLGSMARPVERVKPDMPARELFSRFRRGAPHFAIVGWPDQKPIGFLTLDNLLSALVGKIRDEFRQTEDDWTRMEDGTLIGRGSLPILTLERALGLEIPSEHAESVGGLIMNALGYLPREGQKVDFEGFSVVVKKMQGPRIVLVRVYPESVREAREMQGKTPHMAARQRDD
- a CDS encoding LysE family translocator, whose protein sequence is MGLQTWWLFVVTVFFVSATPGPNMLLVMTHGARHGLRPALGTMVGCMTALIAMMSISAAGLGAVLKAWPMLFDTLRYVGAAYLVYLGYKSWRSPVDTKEAAANLGTPALVADSSFGKLFKSGFLVAASNPKAILFAAAFLPQFIDPAAAKLPQFSILLGTFAVIEMSWYMIYATGGLRIAPYLREARVLKAFNRISGGVFMGFGALMAAVHR
- a CDS encoding LysR family transcriptional regulator: MNKLREIECFIAVVESGSFVKAAASLGISKTAISRYVADLEARLGTRLLQRTTRRLSLTEPGQRYVERCRQILAELDEADAMAGEQDGEPAGALRINAPHTFGVLHLAPLWPTFLSRHPQVSLDITLSDRLVDIVDEGYDLAIRITRLPDSSLVHRRLAGTRMVLCASPDYLGQHGTPRHPSELAHHETVGYSYFSHRREWRFDGPDGPVSVRTRARLIADNGDTCLAAAVAGAGVILQPAFLVQDALRDGRLIEFLPEYTQGETGIFVVYPTRKYLSAKVRALIDFLVEAFAAPGWRALDRR
- a CDS encoding peptidoglycan DD-metalloendopeptidase family protein, with the protein product MRPTASHPARPLVRPHASARADDARPCASRWLARWRTYSLTLAVCATLAACAGSPTYGPVPAGSYRVQSGDTLYGIARANNASTADLVRWNGLTDPDKIEVGQVLRVVPPAGSSSAPAAVASAGAAASGGASKARPSPKPAPKKSAPAPAAPRTATNKIPMVWPADGPVLANFNGSSNKGVDIGGKSGDPVYAAAAGKVVYAGSGLRGYGNLVMVQHENGYLTAYAHNRALLVKEGASVSKGQKIAEMGDTDSHGTVKLHFEVRQKGTPFNPRDFLPSR
- a CDS encoding cold-shock protein, which codes for METGIVKWFNDAKGFGFITPDAGGEDLFAHFSEVKVDGFKSLQEAQRVSFEVKVGPKGKQAANIKPL